The genomic DNA CAACCAGATCTGGCTGATGAAGCCCGCCGGCAAAAACCTCTTCACGCTCACTACGAAATTGCACGAAGCCGATAAGAAGAATCGATCATTGGACGTTGATGGAGCAAAGAAAGAATTCGTAAAAATGGCGCAGACGGGCAATTTTTCGGGTCAGAAATGGAAGATGATCCCTGTCGCAGGTGAATATTTCAGGCTCACGACTGAGTTTCTTGGCGACGGAAAATCGCTCGAGGCAGTTACTTTCTTTAAGTACTACATCGAAATGCGAAAAGCATCGACCGAGGACAAAGGTCAATATTGGGTAATCGACAGGACTAACTAACAACGCTACAGGAGAAATCCCATGAATCGCACGCAATGATGAGACGCAGCTCATTCCGCACTACTGACAGAAAGGCACGAAACCCCGTCTCGTGCCTTTTGTGTGTTTTGTGGGTAAACTCTTCTTATGAAAGCGATCGTTGTGCGTGAATTTGGTGATCCTGAGGTGATGAAGGTCGAGGAAGTCGCCGTTCCTGCGCGGACGGGCTCACAGGTGCTGATAAAGATCGAGGCGGCGGGCGTTAATCCTGTCGATACCTATCTACGCACCGGAATTCACGCTCATGCTCCGAAATTGCCATATACGCCGGGCAAGGATGCTGCCGGCGTTGTGGAAGCGGTCGGCGACGGCGTGACTAAATGGGAAGTGGGTGATCGCGTGTACACTGCCGAT from Acidobacteriota bacterium includes the following:
- a CDS encoding RICIN domain-containing protein, which codes for MRDSGNKEGQLWKRIAAKGGGYYIVNKRYGDGFALDAVYQGEFIDKMKMGKAGKFGNQIWLMKPAGKNLFTLTTKLHEADKKNRSLDVDGAKKEFVKMAQTGNFSGQKWKMIPVAGEYFRLTTEFLGDGKSLEAVTFFKYYIEMRKASTEDKGQYWVIDRTN